GGGTTCAACCAACAAAACCCACTATCTTGCACCTGCCTGGCATGTGCTAAGTATTATATTCACAGCTAGGGACACAAGGTCACCTAGTGGGCACAGGAAACATGGAGAAGTGACTCGTTGTGTCACCTTTCTCCTAAACTTAAGCCCCATAAAGGAAGCTTAGAATACAGTGTTAGGcctgatggcacatgcctttaatccagccctgggcaggcagaggctgatggatctctgtgagtttggggccagcctgggctacatagtgagtttcatgACAGCTGGGGCTGTGTATGGAAACCccgttttaaaaataataataagtggGCAGTGTTCAGTGCTGCTGATAGAACCTAAGGGGGAATAAGGGGGCTGTGTAGACAGATCCGTCGTATTCTTTTAGATGGGGCCTCATGTTATACCACCactgttttagatttttattgtATGGGCGAGGGGGGGGATACAAgcacatgtagaagtcagaagacaatctgatggaaccagttctctccttcttccaattctgggaatcgaacttgggtcctcaggcttggcagcaggcacctttaccctccgagccatctcaccagccctggcatcaaattcttgatcctcctgcctcagcctccccagtgctgcaatcataggcatgcatcaccatgtcTGTCTTGACTGATTCCTTTTTGACAAATACAAAAGAAGGTGTGAGAGAGCCCACTGATGATCTCCAAGCAGCAACCGGGGTTTCAGAGCACCCTCTCCAGAGGCCAACGATGGAAACCAATGGACACACACTATGATGGGCAGGTAAAGCTATACCACCACTCTTCTTCCCTTCTGTCAGCGAAGAAGCTGATGCTCGGAGGGGCTGTGTCCAAAGCTCTCCCGGGCAAGTAAATCATGCCCAGATCTACAAACGCCACAGCTTACACTAGGATTATGTCCCCAACCGCCCTGGGAGCTACTGACCCTTCATCCTAGTCTTATATTGGTGTTTTTAGTTATGCAGCTtgatcagagaaagagagacacttcCGGATGCATTACGGCTTCCTCAGCAGCAGGGTGAAACAGTCTCGGATGGACTGAACTCCAAATCACCTCCTCGAAGCCTTTCCATTGTTACACAAAGGGCACGCTTACCCAGGCAGTTTCTGCATACCAAAGCCTCTGATCTCTGAGTTGTCTGAAGGAATTATTACCCAAGCAGTTCTCAGCCGTACAAGACTCCCTGGTTTGCCGGGTATGGGACGAAGTTATGCAAAGGCTCTGAGGATCCTTCAGTTAAAGCAACTCCATAAACCTCAGATAACAGTCACTGACTATTTACAAAAGGCTACGTCAAAGCCTAGGTGCCGTCACTCCGGAATCCATGCCAGATACAGGGCTGTGCTAAATTCCCCATTACTGTCTACTCGCTGGCTGTCTCCAGTGGGCCAGGATGCCGAAGACCCTGGTGAAGGAGACAGACAAGGTGCTAGCCTCGTGGAGCTCAAGGACCAGTATGAGAAAGAATTGCTTTCTGAATGCAGTATAACGCTACCCCATAGAGTAGTCAGTGAGTTAGGCAGACCAAtcaaaagccaggcatggggCCTGCAAGATGACTGAGCTGAGGAAAGgtgtctgctgccaagcctgacagagATTTAccccacacagtagaaggagaaaatcaattcctgagagttgtcctctgacctcaccaCTGCACCTaggtttggggggtgggggtggggtagatatttgatgtttttttttttaaatgtggattccaggaatcaaattcaatcaaactcagatcctcaggggCAGGTGACAAACACTTTACACAGTGCGCTTTCCTCTAGGTCTGATTCTACTCAAAAGTTATTTGGCCTGAGAAACCATCAATACAGCTGTTGAGCatgcgcccctcccccaccagggACCTGACACCTCTCTGCTCATCTGTCCTACTTTCTAGCACCTTCCTCTCTTTCTACACActcagcctccccccccccacacacacacacagccattaAGACTGACTCTTCCCTTCTCCTGGCCagccttctttcctcctttcaaacACTGCCCACAGGTTCACTGGGGAACTCCCCCATACTCTTCAGAATTCCCCTAACACCCCACGCCACCTCTCTGTCCTCCACCACTTTTGTAGTCCCTCCGCATGGCCCTCCCCGACTCTAGCCCATCCCATAACCCGCCTTCCAGAACATGAGCCTTGAGGACAGGAACCAGACCTCATTAAAGGCCTGAAATCTACCCTCCCAGAGCGCCGGCTGTTACTCTGCCTCTGTCCTTTCCCCTGGTAAAATGACTAGAAAGAGCTCTGCTTCTTAAGTGTCCCTTTCCATTCCTGTCCCCTTGTGTCCTCACCCACCACAGGTGACCTTTCAGCTATCCAAAACTATACTGAGAAAAGTCTCCCTGAATTCTTctgttccctctccctctccctctccgtctccctctccctctccctctctgtttccatctctgtctctatctccctccccctccacacacacacactttattctaTTATcagttttgtgtgtgagtgcagatgcAGGCTCGCCTTGTGTGggtgtgaggtcagaggacaaccttgggagttggttctctcctcccactgtgggATCCAGGAACGTTACCCAGACTTTCCCTGCCAACACTTTCACCCATTCAATgaccctctcttctcttcctttttttttttttccttaattctgGATTGCAGACAATGCCCCATCCTCTTCTTACACACTAGATAGAGCTGAATGAGCCAGGCCTGATAGGGCACACACTCCAgggcctgaggcaggagaattgcttcAAGATTAAAACCACTCTGGGATATAATGGGAGATCTTGTccggaaagaaagaaagaaacaaacaaacaaaaggagaaagatggggtggaggaaggaggaagagaaaggtgaGGAGTCTGAACAGCCAAAGGTATTCCTTTATTTGCAGGACAGAGCCCCCACAGTCAGtgggaaggaaataaggaagtgTCCATCAGCCTTTTGaggaaagaaactgaggctcaagagAATCCATGGTTTTCCCCAGGTAGCCCCGGGGCATTATGATAGAATGTGTCCACCAAAACCATTCCAAGTAGAACCTCTCCTACTCTGCCCTTTAGACCAACAGAGCCTCTTTCCCAGCCAGGGATAGGCACCCTCTGAGGATGGGCCTGGGGTCCCTCCCCCGCAGGATGAAAGCTGGAGCCAGGAGTCATGCCTGCAGGCGGGCAGCGCCTATGTCATCGTGTACTCCATCGCAGATCGCAGCAGCTTTGAGAGTGCCTCCGAGCTCCGAATCCAGCTGAGGCGCACGCACCAGGCCGCCCATGTGCCTATCATCCTGGTGGGCAACAAGGCCGACCTGGCTCGTTGCCGAGAAGTCTCTGTAGAAGGTGAGTCTCCTTCAGCCTGACTGCCCCTCCTCCAGTGCTTGCCTCAGAGAAGGTCTGTGCCCTCCAGCCTAGTCTGTCCTACTAGAAACGACTTCTCCGTCCGGTCCTCTCTCACCTCCCAAATCGGCACCCAAGCCCTAGAgaccccttctctcccctctacATACCAAGCGTCTGCCCTGGCCTGGCAGCTCCCCTTTGTCTAGGCAGGTCTCTATTCAATCATTCTAACCCTATTTAATCATTCCTCCTTGACGGCGAACAGATTTCCAGAACCACAGCTTGCCTTGTGACCTTTGTTTAAAATTCCCCGGTTTCAGTCCCATAGCTGATAATCAGAGACGacctgcccacccccacccagtgCCTCCCAGCTTCTCTCAAAGGCTGAAAATGGCCGTTAGTGGCTCCGGCATAAATTTGGGGAGATTGTAAATTCAAGCTTTATATGAAACACTTAGTGTGTTGGCCAGGAACTACAAACCAAAACTTTTAAAGTTAggtataaattatatttacaatgGGCGAGGAATATTTTAATAAGTTTCATATTTCTAGTGGGACCCATAAGGGTCTTAAAATGGCCCTACTTACAAGGTCAAATCTTCCCAGCTTTATACTTCTGAGTATCCGTCCCTACACTGAGCCTATGATTTGCCCCTTGGTCCCCTGACACCTCAACTAAGTAGACACCAGGGAAATTGCTTCCTGAGAGTCTGAACACATCTCTTCCATCTTTACCTCTGCCTTCTGGCTATGGCTTTGTCCCCTCAGAGGGCCGCGCCTGCGCTGTGGTGTTCGACTGCAAGTTCATCGAGACCTCAGCCACTCTGCAGCACAACGTGACAGAGCTCTTCGAAGGTGTGGTGCGCCAACTGCGCCTGCGCCGCCAAGACAATGCGGCCCCGGAGACACCTTCACCTCGACGGCGGGCCAGCTTGGGCCAGCGTGCCCGCCGCTTCCTGGCACGCCTGACAGCACGCAGCGCACGACGCCGGGCACTCAAAGCCCGCTCCAAGTCCTGCCACAACCTGGCTGTGCTCTGAGGCCAGCGTCTCTCTGGGGCGATAGGACACTGTGGTGCCACTAAGGACAAAAGGTGCATCATTAGAGTTCTCGTGATTGACCTCTGCTGTTGCCAGGATGGCCAGGACGTTGCCAGGAGCTAGGGCTTTGGGGATCCTTCCTGCCTGGCAAAGTGATGAATAGACAGACTATGGGGCTATAAACCCTAGCTAGGCAcaaggttttctgtttttgtttttcttttttacaggaTGGGTgtctttttgttaaaaaaaaaaaaaagacaaaaaaaaaaaagctttcttgtCCCTGGGCTGTGACCAACTCTCAGAATTTACCACAATAAGCCAGTTTGGGATGTCTTGTCTGATGTGTGGATGTCTCTCAGTGGGTTCTTCCAGGCATCCACCTCCTCCCCAAACGTCTAACTTGACTGTAGACTGTTTTGGCCTGCTGGCCTAGATGTCTTGGACAATCAATAAAGTCAATGAATTAATTATATGCTCAGGCCCTCCTCCCAACTTCCCCGTTTAGTTTCTACCTCAAGGCTTTGAGACGGACACACTGTGGATCACATTCACAGTACAGTTCTGAGTGGCCTGCTATTTCctccttaatttattttttagattCCAGAGCCACAAAATGTTGCCTGTCTAGACTGGCACTGTAAGAGCTGCTGATTATGCCAGCCCGCTATGCCAACTTACCAACCTGTCACACATGCTAGGAAGTTCTACCGTGGAGCTGCACACCCAGCCCCTGTTatttctgtgcatatgtgtgttctgTCTGTACAACACCGAAGTGTGGCCCCTAACCTCCTCTGGCTGCTTCTAAAAAGGAGGTTCAGAGAGGGAAAGCAGGACCCCGTAATCACACAGCTGTTCTAAGTGAAGCCACTGAGATCCCAGGTCCTGTGAGCCCCTTGCCACATTTCTCttctggagggggtggggtgagtAGCTCAGTAAACGAAGAGCTAAGGAGAAGTCCCGAGTTCCATCCCCAAAACTCAGGCAAAACTCGGGCTGTAATCTCAGTaccttggaggcaggaactagtGGATCCCTGGAACTCTGGCTGGGCAGCCTGCCTTATTtggtgagcttgaggccagtcaGGGGCTTTGTCtgtggggaaaaaacaaaaacaaaaacaaaacagtaggcAGGTAACCTCTGACCTATAGACACATAGAGTGACAGGAGGTAGAGGTATGACTGAAGGTCAAGCTTCCTAACACATGTGAGGTCATAGGTTTGATTCTAGCACTgcagggggtgggagtggggtaaAATTCTAAGGGGGAGGTGGGAATAGGGGTGCATcccataatcccagaactcagggagttgaggcagaagaatctagagttcaaggccaatccaGCCTACCAGGAAAGGGAGGTGGACATTAAATAAATACCCATAATTCTAACTTTCAgggaatgcagaggcaggaggatcccccCCGAAacttcaaaaccagcctggtctataaagcaagttccaggccagcgagGTCTATGTAGCCATCTCAAAACAAAGGGAGGATACCAATTTTCTTACACGATGTTACATGTAATTTAAGGGGGGCGGGCATGGATTCCATGGAACTCAGTCCATTAATCCCGGGATGGACACTAATTTAGATCAGTGCATTCATTTTCCAAATGTGGAAAGTGAAGCCCTGAGACGTGCAGAGGATATTCCAGAATCACAGTCAGTGAGTTCCGGGCCCTCAGGACCCAGccccctcctctgacctcccttGGCTGTGAGGGATGAAGGACATACTGAGGTTTCCCGCCTGGCTGAGGACCCAGCTGCGTGTAGGGGTCAGGTCAGGAGTTTCCATCtcggggaggatgggggaggagggactgtCACAACTTGGAGAAGAGAACAAGATGCAAACTGTTTAGACCATCCTGCCTCAGACACCCGTGCCTCCAACCAGCTGCCCTCCACCAGACTCCTGGACCCTACACGGAAATCACACGTGACCCAGTCCAGAGGATGGGGCACTGAAAAATCGTGCTTTGAGGTGCCCAGTTCCCCGATGCTCACCACCAACTCACTGGTCAGCAGTCATGCCCAGGAAGCGGAGGAGGGTCTCCCCGCCCCTGAAGTTGTCTCCGGCCTGCGGTCGAGAATGGGGGTGGAAGGCTGTAACTGTGGAAAGTTGGCAGAGGCCACCAGCAGCAGCCGGGAGAGTGGAAAAAATGATATCAAACCCGGAAAAATGCAGGCCGGATGGAGGGACGGGTgcgagggagggggaggggaaaacagCTGCCTGGACCGAGACCCGAGAGAGGAGGCCGACCAGAGTTTCCCAGTGGGCCTTTCGCTCTTGCCCCACGGGTTTTATTGAGGGTCTACTATGTGccaaagcagagagccaggccCCGGAGAGACACTGCTGGCTGCCTGGAGCTCACCCTGGATGGTGGGAAGGTCCGTTAGAGAACAACTAAGCACGTAAGAGAGTCACAGAGATTAGGGGTCATCAGGGAGGGCTTCTCAATTcacccacaaagaaagagaagccacTCAGAATGGAAAGGAAGCCAGGATAGCGAGTGTGGCTATGTTGACAGCCGAGAGCCTGCAGCCAGGGGTCGGCATTAGAACTCTGTTCCCTCCTCCTCGTCTCTGTGCTACATTTTCCCTCCCCACTATAAAATAAGATGCTTGGCAAGTCCCTGCCCCAAACCTGATTCGAGGATTAATTGTTTCAAGACATATCAAATGAGTGTACTGTGGGCTTCGGAGACCACACCACACCGtaaccctctgcctctgccctcctctcTTCCAACATCAAGGAGACAGGTGATTACCTCTCACACCTCATTTGTCCACACACCCCCAAAGAACCTCACCACCCCCACAAAGTACTGTGCTTCCTGATCCCAGATACTTGGAGAAACACCATAGCCGCTCTCTTGCATTCAAGTCCATGAGGATATGGGTTGGGGCTGGATGTGTGTGTCTTGGTCCTTCACCACAGGCAGACTGGGGATTCCAAAAGGGAGGCAAATGGGAATGGGTAAAGGTCACCGGGCCCTCAACACTAATAAAGAAtggcttatttaaaaaaaaaaagacatattaaatagggctgaggagatggcttggtgCTGCACAGGTTCAAAGACACAAGTTCCTCAGAGACCAGGCACAAAGCTAAATACCATGGCACAGGTTTGTGACGTCGACAccgaggaggcagagaggcagattcCTAACCCTCCATGGACCACCATCTTAGCTTACTCTGTGAGCCgtaggtcccagtgagagaccctgtctcaaatctaCAAGGTGAGCCcaggtggcaaacacctttaatcccagcactggggaggagaccagcctggtctacacagcaagttctgggacagccagggctgcacagagaaagcctgtcttgaaaaatcaaaacaacaaaatgtggAATGGAGGTCTGCTGAGGCCCGGTACCTGAGATCTCTGCACATGCACGCTCTTGCATTTTAAGACCTTGGAGAAGTTCAGTGTTGAGCGGAAGTGAGTCTAAACTGAGGATTTGCCTGGAAGTCTCTGCCTGGATATGCCACTGGAAGGCTTTAGGAAAATTTCTCTCTTCcttaggcctcagtttccccatctgcatATCTTTATGTCCCTGTGTTTACTTGCCGTTCTCAGCCCAAGAAATGGAGGCTCACTAGGGTGAGGTTACACGCCGTTCTGTCACCTGCACAGCGCCTGCGGCTGTGACAGTTGCTGGCCTCTACAGACAGATACTCATGGACCTGTAAAACGGCCTTCCGGTCCAGGCATTAGGTGTCCATGAGTAAGGCAAAGCTGGGACAGCATGTGTACCACACGGCGCACCACCTACCCTGACTTAGAGAGGCCTTCCCCACAGAAACAAGCAAGAGAGTTAACTCTGAAGTATTTCTGTGTGTCAGGGTCCAGCCCTGTGCCTTGATACCTGTTTTCTCATCCCTCTGAGGTCCCTACCTCCTCCTCAGTAGGTTCTTTTACAGATGAACACGCTGAGGCCAAGAGAGCCTGAGAAATAGACCCAAGGCCAGTTGGACTCAGCCACTGTCAGGAGGCATCCTGGatgctgaagaaactgaagacgGCGAGAGGAGAGGGTCCGAGTTCAAGATCCTGGGATAATAACAGAAAGTATTACTTTTGCTGTGGGTCTTCCGGTCCCTGGGGATCAGTGGGGGAGAGACATTGAACAGGGGGTGGGGAAGTGGAGGGTAGGGGGGGGCAGTCTTGTGGGTAATAGAGTGACTACACCACACTGGGACCCGCAGTCAGTAGGAAGATCAACTTCACTTGGGGTGACTGAAGGCTTATAAAGCTTTGGGGGGACTGAGGGTAGGGACATCCGGGATGGACAAAGGTCAATGGCTGGGGGATTAGGATTAGAATGCCTCGTTAGCATGGGGAAGCCTTTTAGGACTCTCAGATGCTGGCTGAGCAGGCTTTGTCCaaagaaaggaaattgatcctATAAATTAATTGAGACCACGTGGCAGTCCTCAGGTGGAGGTGAGGGCGGGGGCTTAGGACTCAGACAAGATCAGAGAAGGAGAACGTCTGCTAATGAAGGAGGCCCCCCATAATGCACCGGGCCTCAGAAGGTTGTCAGGTCAGTGGCAGACTTCCACCCTAACTAGCACTTTTCCCACATTTTGCTATGTGCTAGGTACGATGATATAGGTGCTTTCAGCAGGAAAAATATTATATCCTCCAAACTGGTGATGTCATCACcaggccagttttttttttttttttttttttttttttttggttctttttttcggagctggggaccgaacccagggccttgcgcttcctaggcaagggctctaccactgagctaaatccccaaccccaccaggccagtttttaaaattggtttatttactttacatcctgattgcagcttcccttccccctccccactcctcccagtccctccccctcctctcccctcctgtcattccttctccctttctcctcatcgAAGAGAAGGTCTCCCAGGGGTATCAACCCACCttgacatatcaagttgcagtggGACTAGgcgcttcttctcctattgagcctagacaaggcagcccagttaggggaaaggggtctaaaggcaggcagcagagtcagaaaCAGCCCCTACTCCAGTTATTATAGGTCGCATATGAAGAGCAAGCTACACATGTTAACATATGTCTAAGAGACCTAGGTTGGTCCTgggcatgctctttggttggtggttcagtgtggGGGCCCTCGTAGGCCCGGGTTAGtcgattctgtgggttttcttgcgTTGTCCTTGTCCTGGCCACCATGCCAGTTTTAAGGTGGAGAAATTGTAGCACAGAGAGGTTCAGTAACCCAGCCGAGGTTGCACAGTGAGCAAATAGCACCAGAAACCAAACTAGCAGTCTTGTCCCACAGTGGCTGGAGCTCATCTACGTCCCACTGCAGGCTGTCACCCCAAGCCCAGAAAAGTCGTGGAGAGAGGAGTCTTTGCTCTGCACCTAGTTGCCTGGAGTGGGGAGGGGCACAGAACAAGGCAGCTTTGAAAGTCCTCAGCCTCCAGCTGGGCCATTGCACCTCAAAGGGAGAGTAATGTTGTGGAAAAATATGATAAAGGCTGGGAAGAGGAATGTCTCCCCA
This Rattus norvegicus strain BN/NHsdMcwi chromosome 3, GRCr8, whole genome shotgun sequence DNA region includes the following protein-coding sequences:
- the Rem1 gene encoding GTP-binding protein REM 1 isoform X1, with product MTLNTQQEAKTTLRRRASTPLPLSSRGHQPGRLCTAPPAQSQHPRLGQSASLNPPIRKPSPAQDGWSSESSDSEGSWEALYRVVLLGDPGVGKTSLASLFAEKQERDLHEQLGGVYERTLSVDGEDTTLVVMDTWEAEKLDESWSQESCLQAGSAYVIVYSIADRSSFESASELRIQLRRTHQAAHVPIILVGNKADLARCREVSVEEGRACAVVFDCKFIETSATLQHNVTELFEGVVRQLRLRRQDNAAPETPSPRRRASLGQRARRFLARLTARSARRRALKARSKSCHNLAVL